Proteins from one Epinephelus moara isolate mb chromosome 1, YSFRI_EMoa_1.0, whole genome shotgun sequence genomic window:
- the nqo1 gene encoding NAD(P)H dehydrogenase [quinone] 1 isoform X2: protein MAQKTALIVYAHQSLGSFNSAVRDVAMEELAAQGYKVLMSDLYAMNFRANATQDDIIGDLKNPELFQYGEETMHAWMDGRLSDDIVAEQRKVEEAELVIFQFPLYWFSVPAIMKGWMDRVLTQGFAFSLEKMYNYGVFKDKKAMLSFTTGATQTMFHPDGINGDINITLWPLQNGTLHFCGFQVLAPQIFWNPAHCPPAVRKMMLDGWRARLKGLLAEKPLTFAPCELFDLSFQGGFKLWPKVKEEQESQPYGITTGHHLGKPLPPDNQITAPPDNQITAPPDNHITAPPDNHITALPSDQSSASPACRK from the exons ctCAGAAGACGGCCCTGATCGTGTACGCCCACCAGAGTCTGGGCTCCTTCAACTCGGCAGTACGTGATGTGGCGATGGAGGAGCTGGCGGCGCAGGGCTACAAGGTGCTCATGTCTGACCTGTACGCCATGAACTTCAGAGCCAACGCCACGCAGGACGATATCATCG gtgaCCTGAAGAATCCAGAGTTGTTCCAGTATGGCGAGGAGACCATGCACGCCTGGATGGACGGCCGCCTCAGTGATGACATCGTAGCTGAGCAGCGCAAAGTGGAGGAGGCGGAGCTTGTCATCttccag TTTCCTCTGTACTGGTTCAGTGTGCCGGCCATCATGAAGGGCTGGATGGACCGAGTGCTCACACAAGGCTTCGCTTTCTCCCTGGAGAAGATGTACAACTACGGTGTGTTCAAG GATAAGAAAGCAATGTTGTCTTTCACCACTGGAGCAACACAGACGATGTTCCATCCTGACGGGATCAATGGAGACATCAACATCACACTGTGGCCTCTAcag AACGGCACTCTGCACTTCTGTGGGTTTCAGGTTCTTGCtcctcagatattctggaatCCAGCTCACTGCCCCCCCGCCGTGCGAAAAATGATGCTGGACGGGTGGCGAGCCCGACTTAAAGGACTGTTGGCAGAAAAGCCTTTGACCTTTGCCCCCTGCGAGCTCTTTGACCTCAGCTTCCAGGGGGGGTTCAAGCTGTGGCCCAAAGTGAAGGAGGAGCAAGAGTCACAGCCGTACGGCATCACCACAGGACACCACCTGGGGAAACCGCTGCCGCCTGACAACCAGATCACAGCTCCACCTGACAACCAGATCACAGCTCCACCTGACAACCACATCACAGCTCCACCTGACAACCACATCACAGCTCTGCCCAGTGATCAAAGTAGCGCCAGTCCGGCCTGCAGGAAATAG
- the LOC126388042 gene encoding gamma-aminobutyric acid receptor-associated protein-like 2 — protein sequence MKWMFKEDHSLEHRCIESAKIRNKYPDRVPVIVEKVSGSQIVDIDKRKYLVPSDITVAQFMWIIRKRIQLPSEKAIFLFVDKTVPQSSITMGQLYEKEKDEDGFLYVAYSGENTFGF from the exons ATGAAATGGATGTTCAAAGAGGATCACTCGTTGG AACATCGATGCATAGAGTCAGCCAAAATCCGCAACAAGTACCCTGACAGGGTCCCG GTGATTGTGGAGAAAGTGTCTGGATCACAGATAGTGGACATCGACAAGAGGAAGTACCTGGTGCCctctgacatcacagtggctcaGTTCATGTGGATCATCAGGAAACGCATCCAGCTGCCCTCAGAGAAGGCCATCTTCCTGTTCGTGGACAAGACGGTGCCTCAGTCCAG CATCACGATGGGGCAGCTGTACGAGAAGGAGAAGGACGAGGACGGCTTTTTATATGTGGCTTACAGCGGGGAGAACACCTTTGGTTTTTAA